Part of the Propionimicrobium sp. PCR01-08-3 genome, ACGGACCGGCGATGAGATGCCGAACTGTGGTATCAGCCCTTCACGGCGAGCATGGTGACGTTGTCTCCGCTGGTTTGGCTCAGAACTATCTGGGTGTCTCCGCGTTCCTTGACGATCTGAATGACTCCGGTGATCGATTCGCCCTCGGTCAAGATTCCCTCGGACAATCCGTCAGAGCCCGGGCCGGCAGTCATCACATCGATATCTCCCGAAGCCATGTCCATGGCCAAGAATCGATACTTCAACTGTCCGGCATCAAGCTGCACCGTCACGTTCACCGACAGTGTCGAGCCATCCCACGATGAATCGTTCACCGTGAAGGTGCCTGACATGCCGTTGGAACCAAACGGAGTGGAGTTCGCGAATTCTCCGCTGGGCGGAACGCTGGGAGCCGTCCTGCTGATGGTCGGCGTCGGAGCGGGGCCCTCCTCGGGATCAGAGTCCGGACGCGAGGCCAGCCACCACAAACCCAGAAACGCGACAACAGCGGCGACTGCGAGCAGTATCGGCAGCAAACGGTTGCGGCGCGGCGCGAACTGCTGAACCGAGATCGAAGGCTCTCGCGTGTCGGCTGGACGCCCTGGTTCCTGGGACGAGGCCTGCCGGGTCGAGTCCTGCGGCAGCGGTTGGGTCGAGTCCTGCGGCAGCGGTTGGGTCGAGGGGGCCCCTGGACGTGTATCGGCGTTGGTCTGATTCCACGAGCCGGTGTTTTGTCGCCAGGCGGAATTGCCCTGGCTCCATGCGGAATTCTCCTTTTGAGTCCACGCCGAGTGTCCTTGCGAACCGCCGCGCTGGTCCGGGCTGTTGGGCGACTGTGATGGTGTGCTCATGGTGCCTTCCAGAGTAACCCCTTGCCACTTGGTGCCCCAGATCTCACGAAGGCAGCCAAATTATCCACAGCTGAGCACGATTTTGAACGATTTCGTTCTCATTTAACAATCTTTGGGGCATGAGACGAACAGAACCGGATGGTATCGCCGCGTTGGCGAACGATCCTCAGCGAGCGGCCGACCGTATGGGTGAGACGAACGCTCCCGTCAGAATCAAGAACGACGCCGACATCGTCGCCGTGATTCCCTATCTGCTCGGATTTCAGCCGGCCGATTCGGTGGTCGGCATGGTGTTCGCCGATAGGAAGCTGATCACCACGGTGAGGTTCCCGATCGAAATGGGAGACTCCCCGGCGGCGCTGGCCGCCCGGCTCGGCGTGATCTGCCGTCAGTTCCCTGAGGCCGGGTGGATTCTGGCGGGTTACAGCCCGGACCGTCGCCGTGCCGCCCAGCTGATCGAGCACATGACGGCTGGCATCGGCGAGCAGTACGTCCTGGAGTCCATCTATGTGAACGGCGGGCGGTATTGGTCGCTTTCGTGCAAGGTGCCTGGCTGCTGTCCCGCCGAAGGCCGCCTGATCGATACGGGCGCGTCTCCGGTGTCGGCCAGGGCCGTGCTTGCCGGAATGCAGGTGCTGGAATCACGGGCGCAACTGGACGAATCGATCCGTCCTCCACGCGGTTGGGCGGCCCGTGCGGCCATCAATCGGATGGCGGATGCGCGAGCGTCCATCTGCCATCTCGACCTCGTACAGATAGAGGAGACGTTCGAGAAACGCGTCCGGGAAGGACTGGCCGACCCTGCCCAGGTCAGCGGCGACGATGCGGCCATGCTCGCCGCGATGGCCTATTATCCGACGGCGCGCGACCGGGCACTCTCGCTGCTGACCCGCCACGACGCCGAACGTCATGTCGACCTCTGGCAGGTGGTCGCGAGACTCACGCCTCGTGATTCGCAACCGCCGGTCCTCGGCCTGCTCGGCTTGGCAGCCTGGGTGAGCGGAAACGGTGCCTTACAGGTGGTATGCGTGGAGCGCGCTGAGAAGGTCGCTCCGAATCATCCGCTGGTGCGCCTGGTCGCCGATATCAACGCGGCGGCAGCGCCGCCATCGGTCTGGGATCAATTGCGGATCGACCTTTTCGGGGAGGAAGAAGATGACGAGCGCTCCGAGACGCCTGCCGACGCCGGTGGCTTCTCGAATGGTCGGCAACATGATCAGATCGCCGACCTGGGAAACGACCCGCCGCGGTAATGACCGGACCCGCTACGGCAATGACCGACCCGCTACGGTGACGGAGCGGCACACGGCATCGTTCTTCAGAGGTTGCTAGCCGGCCAGCAGAGCGCCGATCAGATACGTTGCCGCCATGGCCGCGGTGGCGACGAGCATGTTCCTGATGATTGCGCGCCCCGGGGCAGCGCCGCCCAATCTTGCGCTTGTGTAGCCGGTGAGCGCAAGCGCCAATTCGACACCGACGACGGTTGCTCCGACCCGCAGCGAGACGGGTGAGAGCACCATCAATACCAGTGGAATGAGGGCGCCTATTGCGAATGCCACGAAGGACGAGGCGGCCGCGGCCCACGGGTTCGTCAGTTCGCCGGGATGAATACCCAATCGGGTCTCGGCATGCGCGCTCAAAGCATCGTGCTGAGTGAGTTCGTCAGCCACTTGCTGCGCAAGCAAAGGGGACAGCCCGCGATCTTGGTAGCTGCCGGCCAGAATGCGCAACTCTTCGTCCGGATGCAAGCTCAGCTGCCTGGCTTGCGCGTCCAAGGCGGCCTTTTCGGTGTCGGCCTGTGTACTGACCGAGACGTATTCGCCGCCGGCCATCGACAAGGCGCCCGAGACCAGACCAGCTAGTCCCGCGACGAGAATGGCCCGCGAGTTGGCTTGGGCGCCGGCGAAACCCATCAGCAGACCGGCGATCGAGACGATGCCGTCGTTGGCGCCCAGCACGCCCGCGCGCAGCCAGTTCAGTTTGCCGGCCAGACGCGTCGATTCGGGAGTACTGCGGGTGAGGGACATGCTTCCATAGTGATTGCGAGCCGCTGGGCGTCCAAGCCGATTCGCGGCCCTCTGAGGCGAGCCTTGGCTGGGATGAAGCACCTAGTGAACATCGACTGGGTTGCAGATCCCGCGAGCTGGTGCGACAGGCCGTGACGACGCGGGCAATGGCGCCCGGAGCCGATCTTCCGTCCTATAAGCTGCTGCGCTGGGCCGGGAGCGCCATCGGCTAGACTAAGGCACTGCCTTCACGGCCAGAACAGTGAGCAAGGAGACGGGAACGGTGAGCCAGACCAGCGAGGCGTCCGATCAGATCGGCTATGACGCTTCTGCAGCACAGGAGAAATGGCAACGATTCTGGGAGGCTGATCAGACCTTCGTCGCCCACGATGAGACTGACAAGCCCAGACGTTACGTTCTCGACATGTTCCCCTATCCCTCCGGAGACCTTCACATGGGTCACGCCGAGGCCTACGCGATGGGCGATGTGCTGGCGAGACTGTGGCGCATGCAGGGTTTCGAAGTATTGCATCCGATCGGCTGGGATTCGTTCGGCCTGCCCGCCGAGAACGCCGCGATCAGGAACAATACGCATCCTGCGGAGTGGACCTACGAGAACATCGAGACGCAGAAGAATTCGTTCAAGCGCTATGGCCTGAGCCTCGACTGGACACGCGAGCTGCACACCAGCGATGCCGAGTACTACCACTGGACCCAGTGGCTCTTCTTGAAGTTCTTCGAGCGTGGACTGGCCTACCGCAAGGATTCCTACGTCAACTGGTGCCCGCACGATCAGACCGTGCTGGCCAATGAGCAGGTTATCAACGGGCTGTGCGAGCGGTGCCACACTCCGGTGACCAAGCGCAAACTCAATCAGTGGTACTTCAAGATCACCGACTACGCCGACCGGCTGCTCGACGACATGAGCCAGCTCGAATCAGGCTGGCCCGACCGGGTGCTGGCGATGCAGCGCAACTGGATCGGACGCTCCGAGGGCGCGCTGGTCGACTTCGCGGTGGAGGGCCGCGAGGAGCCGATCACCGTGTTCACCACACGGCCCGACACGCTTTACGGCGCAACGTTCATGGTGGTGGCCCCCGACTCCGAGCTGGCTTCGGAATTGGTGACCGACGAGCAGCGTCCGGCGTTCGACGAGTACCACGATCAGGTGAAGAAGTCGACCGAGATCGAGCGCCAGTCGACCACCCACGAGAAGACCGGTGTCTTCTTGGGCCGGTATGCGATCAACCCGGTCAATGGCGAGCGGATCCCGATGTGGGCCGCCGATTATGTGCTGAGCGATTACGGTACCGGCGCGATCATGGCCGTGCCTGCTCACGACCAGCGCGACCTCGACTTCGCCCGCAAATTCGGCCTTCCGGTGCGGATGGTCATCGACACCGGTGAGGAAGACCCAGCCACGTCGGGTGTGGCCACCGCAGGTGATGGACGCTACGTCAACTCTGGTCCGCTGACCGGGCTGGAGGACAAGCAGGCCGGAGTCTCGGCCGCGCTCGAGGCCCTTGAAACACGCGGTACCGGCAAATCCACCATCACCTACCGGTTGCGCGACTGGCTGCTCAGCCGCCAGCGCTTCTGGGGCTGCCCGATCCCGATCGTCCATTGCCCGAACTGCGGCGAGGTGCCGGTTCCCGAAGAACAGCTGCCGATCGAGCTGCCGCATCTGCGCGGCGCCGACCTCGCCCCCAAGGGCATGTCGCCGCTCGCCGGTGAGGCGGCCTCGGCATGGCGCAACGTTGCCTGCCCGAAGTGCGGTGGCGACGCGCAGCGCGACACAGACACCATGGACACCTTCGTCGACAGCTCCTGGTACTTCTACCGTTATTGCAGCCCGGGCTACG contains:
- a CDS encoding DUF4192 domain-containing protein, which gives rise to MRRTEPDGIAALANDPQRAADRMGETNAPVRIKNDADIVAVIPYLLGFQPADSVVGMVFADRKLITTVRFPIEMGDSPAALAARLGVICRQFPEAGWILAGYSPDRRRAAQLIEHMTAGIGEQYVLESIYVNGGRYWSLSCKVPGCCPAEGRLIDTGASPVSARAVLAGMQVLESRAQLDESIRPPRGWAARAAINRMADARASICHLDLVQIEETFEKRVREGLADPAQVSGDDAAMLAAMAYYPTARDRALSLLTRHDAERHVDLWQVVARLTPRDSQPPVLGLLGLAAWVSGNGALQVVCVERAEKVAPNHPLVRLVADINAAAAPPSVWDQLRIDLFGEEEDDERSETPADAGGFSNGRQHDQIADLGNDPPR
- the leuS gene encoding leucine--tRNA ligase, with protein sequence MSQTSEASDQIGYDASAAQEKWQRFWEADQTFVAHDETDKPRRYVLDMFPYPSGDLHMGHAEAYAMGDVLARLWRMQGFEVLHPIGWDSFGLPAENAAIRNNTHPAEWTYENIETQKNSFKRYGLSLDWTRELHTSDAEYYHWTQWLFLKFFERGLAYRKDSYVNWCPHDQTVLANEQVINGLCERCHTPVTKRKLNQWYFKITDYADRLLDDMSQLESGWPDRVLAMQRNWIGRSEGALVDFAVEGREEPITVFTTRPDTLYGATFMVVAPDSELASELVTDEQRPAFDEYHDQVKKSTEIERQSTTHEKTGVFLGRYAINPVNGERIPMWAADYVLSDYGTGAIMAVPAHDQRDLDFARKFGLPVRMVIDTGEEDPATSGVATAGDGRYVNSGPLTGLEDKQAGVSAALEALETRGTGKSTITYRLRDWLLSRQRFWGCPIPIVHCPNCGEVPVPEEQLPIELPHLRGADLAPKGMSPLAGEAASAWRNVACPKCGGDAQRDTDTMDTFVDSSWYFYRYCSPGYADGPFRDEDVKRWMPIQQYVGGVEHAILHLLYMRFFAKVLHDLGMIDFDEPMQRLLNQGQVINQGKAMSKSLGNGVDLGKQIDQFGVDAVRLTVVFAGPPEDDIDWADVSPASSLRFLQRAHRLATEVAAPKDADYASGNRTLRQATHRAIHDITELIGLGRFNVAIARVMELVNATRKTIDTGAGAADPAVREAVRFTAQALSLFAPYVAEEMWELLGEAPSIANSVWPTAQPELLVADAVTMVVQVQGKVRAKLDVSPGISEAEATELALADANVQRALDGRDVMKVITKLPKMVSIVPAKG
- a CDS encoding VIT family protein codes for the protein MSLTRSTPESTRLAGKLNWLRAGVLGANDGIVSIAGLLMGFAGAQANSRAILVAGLAGLVSGALSMAGGEYVSVSTQADTEKAALDAQARQLSLHPDEELRILAGSYQDRGLSPLLAQQVADELTQHDALSAHAETRLGIHPGELTNPWAAAASSFVAFAIGALIPLVLMVLSPVSLRVGATVVGVELALALTGYTSARLGGAAPGRAIIRNMLVATAAMAATYLIGALLAG